In a single window of the Deinococcus malanensis genome:
- a CDS encoding sensor histidine kinase, which yields MAEQEIPAETRVAALQKRIEDLEAEAQTSPQRGRTLFTEAPAPYLLLNSQGRIQDVNLAGTRLLGRNREVLLGRRLSQFLASASQGSFDLLCAQALQHGLSLRGEAQLLHADGAPLDVVLDLDAEKVNGEFRCFRLVVTDITSYKQAHSSLLDEGDAYQRQLQAHTTRIRELNQELEQIVTVFIQQLHLPVARAMNFLGLTQRALGNQPDEVSQPLLNTERAIQQVIALMASMERFMQMRSMRVRLRPVDLNTVLREVRKNVRPVIADRNVQISSDLLPTVQGDPRALYVILDEYVANALKFTKERDVAHIHVRVQETDSEYQIGVEDNGTGFNMRQRDRLFQLFGRLHSSRVYEGTGIGLVTVRRSCMRFGGRVWAEGKVGQGATFWFAWPKEPSVQD from the coding sequence ATGGCCGAGCAAGAGATTCCAGCAGAAACCCGTGTGGCCGCCCTTCAGAAGCGGATAGAAGATCTGGAAGCAGAAGCACAGACCAGCCCGCAGCGTGGCAGAACCCTGTTCACGGAAGCGCCTGCCCCTTACCTCCTGCTCAATTCTCAGGGCCGGATCCAGGACGTCAACCTCGCGGGAACCAGGCTTCTGGGACGCAACCGTGAGGTTCTGCTTGGAAGGCGACTGAGCCAGTTTCTGGCTTCAGCTTCACAGGGCTCATTCGATCTGCTGTGCGCTCAGGCACTGCAGCATGGTCTGAGCCTGCGCGGAGAAGCGCAGCTGCTGCATGCCGACGGCGCGCCGCTTGACGTCGTACTGGATCTTGACGCAGAAAAAGTGAACGGTGAGTTCCGGTGCTTCCGGCTTGTGGTCACCGATATCACCTCATACAAACAGGCCCATAGCAGCCTGCTCGACGAGGGCGACGCCTATCAGCGGCAGCTGCAGGCCCACACGACGAGAATCCGTGAACTGAATCAGGAGCTCGAACAAATCGTGACGGTCTTTATTCAGCAGTTGCATCTGCCTGTGGCGCGTGCCATGAATTTTCTGGGCCTGACCCAACGCGCGCTGGGAAATCAGCCGGATGAGGTCAGTCAGCCTCTGCTGAACACCGAGCGGGCGATCCAGCAGGTGATTGCCCTGATGGCGTCAATGGAGCGGTTCATGCAGATGCGCTCCATGCGTGTCAGGCTCCGGCCCGTGGACCTGAACACCGTGCTCCGCGAGGTGCGCAAGAATGTCCGGCCCGTTATTGCCGACCGGAACGTCCAGATTTCCAGCGACCTGTTGCCCACCGTCCAGGGCGATCCACGTGCGTTGTATGTGATTCTCGACGAGTATGTCGCGAACGCACTGAAGTTCACCAAGGAGAGGGACGTCGCCCACATTCACGTGCGTGTGCAGGAAACGGACTCGGAATATCAGATCGGCGTGGAAGACAACGGGACCGGCTTCAACATGAGGCAGAGAGACAGGCTGTTCCAGCTGTTCGGGCGCCTGCACTCATCCAGGGTCTACGAAGGCACAGGCATAGGGCTCGTGACGGTGCGCCGGTCCTGCATGCGGTTTGGGGGCCGGGTGTGGGCTGAAGGAAAAGTCGGTCAGGGAGCGACCTTCTGGTTTGCCTGGCCCAAGGAGCCCAGTGTCCAGGATTGA
- a CDS encoding GAF domain-containing protein, whose amino-acid sequence MPVGETFCQYTLESDSILVIPDTTQDARSALHRFVTGEPGLRFYAGAPIITGGFRIGTVCVLDTRPHDADEFDLGVLTHMALMVAATLEARKLNPRAKVVYPRYRAQTKRSEPN is encoded by the coding sequence ATGCCGGTCGGAGAAACGTTCTGCCAGTACACGCTGGAGTCCGACAGCATCCTGGTGATTCCCGATACCACTCAGGACGCCCGGTCCGCGCTGCATCGGTTCGTCACCGGAGAGCCGGGGCTGCGGTTCTACGCTGGAGCACCCATCATCACTGGTGGCTTCCGGATCGGAACGGTCTGTGTTCTGGATACCAGACCGCACGACGCAGATGAATTCGACCTGGGGGTCCTGACCCACATGGCGTTGATGGTGGCCGCCACCCTTGAGGCCCGCAAACTCAATCCCAGGGCCAAAGTGGTCTATCCGAGATACCGGGCGCAGACGAAGAGGTCCGAACCAAACTGA